The genomic segment TCAGGAAATGAGAGAAAAAATTTCCGGAATGATAGATAAAGGGATGACTAAAGAAGAGATTGTTGACACTTTTATTAAACAATATGGAGAACAAGTATATGCAGCCCCAACTAAGGAAGGATTTAATCTAATTGCCTGGATTATGCCGTTTCTAGTAATTATAATTGGTGGGATATTCATTTACTACATCACCAATAAATGGCAGATAGCTTATGAAGCAAATGGTAATTCAGATCAAGAATTACAAATAAGTTCCGAAGAGCAGGAAGAATATGAAGAAAAATTAAATGATGAATTTAAAAAGTATTTATAACTTAAGGAGGAGATGATATGAGCATAATAACCGGTATTGTTTTTGGGATTATGGGGCTTTATTTAATAGGATACCCTATCTTAACGAATGATGAGATTGATGAATTAGATTATAAAGAAAGAATAGTCTCCTTAGAAGAAGATATAGAACTAAGAAAAGAAGCTGTTTTTTCAGAATTAGGTGAAATAGAACTAGATTATCAAATGAATAAATTATCTGAAGAGGATTATCATGAGTTAAAGGGGCGATTACAGAAGTTAGCTGTGGAAGTATTACAAGAAGAAGAGAATAGTTAAAGGTTAAATGTCTAAAGTTCTTATATTCTAAAGAGCTTTAGACACTTTATTTTCAACACTAAATAATATGGTATAGGAATTAAATGACTTATTAAAACAATTTAAATTATATAAAAATATTAATAGTGGAGGAATTAATTATGATTAACTTATCAAAAGAGGCGGAAAGGAAATATAATAAACTTAAAGGTTATTTGGCTAATTTAGAGAATTTAGTTATTGGTTTTTCTGGAGGAGTAGATAGTACTTTCTTACTTAAAGTTGCTTATGATGTATTAGGTGATAATGTATTGGCTATTACTTCTAGCGCTGAAACTTATCCGGATGAGCAATTAAAAGAAGCGAAAGATTTGGTAGAAGAGATTGGTGCACCACATTTAGTTACTTATACTGAAGAATTAGATAATGAAAAATTTGTAAAAAACCCTCCGAGACGTTGTTATTATTGTAAATCTGAATTATTTAAGTCTTTAAAGAAGATAGCTAAAGAAGAAGGTTATAATAACGTAGCTGATGGGGCAAATTATGATGATATAAGTGATTATAGGCCTGGAGCCGATGCTGCTAGGGAGTTAGAAATATTAAGTCCTTTAAAAGAGATAGGCTTTACTAAAGATAATATTCGTGAGGTATCCAAAGAATTAGGATTACCGACTTGGGATAAACCTGCTTTTGCTTGTCTATCTTCTCGCTTTCCATATGGTGATGAAATAACTGTTGATAAATTGGAGATGGTTGATCAAGCTGAGGCTTACTTACGTCAATATTCCTGGCAACAATTAAGAGTTCGTCATCATGATGAAAATACGGCTCGGATTGAATTAAATTCTGAAGATTTTGAGCAATTATTGGATTTGCGAGAAGAGCTAATTGCTAAATTTAAAGAAATTGGTTATGTTTATATTACCATGGACTTAGAAGGCTATCGAACTGGAAGTATGAATGAAGTACTAAATCAGTAAGATAAGAAGTAAGTCAATTTCTGAAAGTAAATGTATAAAACCAAGCAAGATTTAGTTTGATCGTTGATAACTCGTCTAATTTAGAACAAGTTTGCTAAAAGAGGTTTTCATTTAATTTAATAGATGTTATAATTAAAATTGGTTGTTTTTATTAAAAGATTTTATTATAGAATAATACAACTGATAAATTAATAATATATCTCAGTAATTTATAAGATAGAAGGAGATGTAGCTAGAATGGAAAAAGAGTTATTGATTAATGAAACTGAATTTTTTGCTGAAATTATTAAACAGATAAAGGAAGCTAAAGAATCAATCTATATCCGTATGTATATTTGGCGTGATGATAATATTGGAAATTTAATAGCTGAAGAACTGATTAAAGCAGCTGATAGAGGAGTAAAAATCAACATTATAAAGGATAAGGCTGGAGCAGTATTTGAAAGAATTGAACAGCAGAAACAGAGTTTTTTTCATAAAGATTTAGAAGTTGTTTTAACAATTAAAGAATGGGTTCTTTCATTTTTATATTATAGAGATAATAATCGTTCTAAAAAACAATCTAGAAATGAAAGATTAAATAGAATGTTAAATCATAATAATATTACAATAGAAGCTGATAAGGAGAGACATGATCATTCTAAGTTTTATGTTTTTGATAATGAAGTATTGATTTTAGGTGGAATT from the Selenihalanaerobacter shriftii genome contains:
- a CDS encoding cytochrome c-type biogenesis protein encodes the protein MAKKMIAKKMIATSILISIIVIFTSGISYAVTVKEVGSEIKMVGCEMLVSVCRTDAAQEMREKISGMIDKGMTKEEIVDTFIKQYGEQVYAAPTKEGFNLIAWIMPFLVIIIGGIFIYYITNKWQIAYEANGNSDQELQISSEEQEEYEEKLNDEFKKYL
- the larE gene encoding ATP-dependent sacrificial sulfur transferase LarE, with protein sequence MINLSKEAERKYNKLKGYLANLENLVIGFSGGVDSTFLLKVAYDVLGDNVLAITSSAETYPDEQLKEAKDLVEEIGAPHLVTYTEELDNEKFVKNPPRRCYYCKSELFKSLKKIAKEEGYNNVADGANYDDISDYRPGADAARELEILSPLKEIGFTKDNIREVSKELGLPTWDKPAFACLSSRFPYGDEITVDKLEMVDQAEAYLRQYSWQQLRVRHHDENTARIELNSEDFEQLLDLREELIAKFKEIGYVYITMDLEGYRTGSMNEVLNQ